A section of the Streptomyces sp. CG1 genome encodes:
- the mmsA gene encoding CoA-acylating methylmalonate-semialdehyde dehydrogenase, which translates to MTKIVNHWIGGKTAEGASGTYGPVTDPATGAVTTKVAFASVEEVDTAVAAAKDAFATWGRSSLAQRTTILFRFRALLDAHRDEIAELITAEHGKVHSDALGEVARGLEIVDLACGINVQLKGELSTQVASRVDVAAIRQPLGVVAGITPFNFPAMVPMWMFPIAIACGNTFVLKPSEKDPSASVRIAELLSEAGLPDGVFNVVHGDKVAVDRLLEHPDVKAVSFVGSTPIARYIHTTASANGKRVQALGGAKNHMLVLPDADLDAAADAAVSAAYGSAGERCMAISAVVAVGAIGDTLVEKIRERAEKIKIGPGNDATSEMGPLITKVHRDKVASYVEGAAAEGAEVVLDGTGYTVEGFEDGHWIGISLLDKVPTSAKAYQDEIFGPVLCVLRVDTYDEGVALINASPFGNGTAIFTRDGGAARRFQLEIEAGMVGVNVPIPVPVGYHSFGGWKDSLFGDHHIYGNDGTHFYTRGKVVTTRWPDPSEAPAGVDLGFPRNH; encoded by the coding sequence ATGACGAAGATCGTCAACCACTGGATCGGCGGCAAGACCGCCGAAGGCGCGTCGGGCACATACGGGCCGGTCACGGACCCGGCAACCGGCGCGGTCACCACGAAGGTCGCGTTCGCGTCGGTCGAGGAGGTGGACACGGCCGTCGCGGCGGCCAAGGACGCCTTCGCGACCTGGGGCCGCTCGTCGCTGGCCCAGCGGACCACCATCCTCTTCAGGTTCCGGGCGCTGCTGGACGCCCACCGCGACGAGATCGCCGAGCTGATCACCGCCGAGCACGGCAAGGTGCACTCCGACGCGCTGGGTGAGGTCGCCCGCGGGCTGGAGATCGTCGACCTGGCCTGTGGCATCAACGTGCAGCTCAAGGGCGAGCTGTCCACGCAGGTCGCGAGCCGCGTCGACGTGGCCGCGATCCGCCAGCCGCTCGGTGTCGTCGCGGGCATCACGCCGTTCAACTTCCCGGCGATGGTTCCGATGTGGATGTTCCCGATCGCCATCGCGTGCGGCAACACCTTCGTGCTGAAGCCGTCCGAGAAGGACCCGTCGGCGTCGGTCCGGATCGCCGAGCTGCTGTCGGAGGCCGGGCTGCCGGACGGCGTCTTCAACGTCGTGCACGGCGACAAGGTGGCCGTGGACCGACTCCTCGAGCACCCGGACGTCAAGGCCGTCTCCTTCGTCGGCTCGACCCCGATCGCCCGCTACATCCACACCACCGCCTCCGCCAACGGCAAGCGCGTGCAGGCCCTCGGCGGCGCCAAGAACCACATGCTGGTCCTGCCGGACGCCGACCTGGACGCGGCCGCGGACGCCGCGGTGAGCGCCGCCTACGGCTCCGCGGGCGAGCGCTGCATGGCGATCTCGGCCGTCGTGGCCGTGGGTGCCATCGGCGACACGCTGGTGGAGAAGATCCGCGAGCGCGCCGAGAAGATCAAGATCGGACCCGGCAACGACGCGACCTCCGAGATGGGCCCGCTGATCACCAAGGTCCACCGCGACAAGGTGGCCTCGTATGTCGAGGGTGCGGCCGCCGAGGGCGCCGAGGTCGTGCTCGACGGCACCGGCTACACGGTGGAGGGCTTCGAGGACGGCCACTGGATCGGCATCTCGCTGCTCGACAAGGTGCCCACCAGCGCCAAGGCCTACCAGGACGAGATCTTCGGCCCGGTGCTGTGCGTGCTGCGCGTGGACACCTATGACGAGGGCGTGGCGCTCATCAACGCCTCGCCGTTCGGCAACGGCACCGCGATCTTCACCCGGGACGGCGGCGCGGCCCGCCGCTTCCAGCTGGAGATCGAGGCGGGCATGGTCGGTGTGAACGTGCCGATCCCGGTGCCGGTGGGCTACCACTCCTTCGGCGGCTGGAAGGACTCGCTCTTCGGCGACCACCACATCTACGGCAACGACGGCACGCACTTCTACACCCGCGGCAAGGTCGTGACCACCCGCTGGCCCGACCCGTCCGAGGCCCCGGCCGGTGTGGACCTGGGCTTCCCGCGCAACCACTGA
- the iolD gene encoding 3D-(3,5/4)-trihydroxycyclohexane-1,2-dione acylhydrolase (decyclizing) has product MTIRLTVAQALVRFLAAQYTERDGERQRLIGATWGIFGHGNVAGLGQALIEYADVMPYHQGRNEQSMVHAAVGYARQANRLSTHAVTTSIGPGATNLVTGAALATINHLPVLLLPGDVFATRPADPVLQQLEVPYAGDVSVNDSLRPVSRYFDRVTRPEALIPSALQAMRVLTDPVETGAVTLALPQDVQAEAYDWPEEFFAERVWTVRRPGADPVELAEAVRAIRGARRPLVIAGGGVHHSRAEAALAEFAEATRIPVASTQAGKGSLRYDHPQDVGGVGHTGTATADELARTADLVIGVGTRYTDFTTASGTLFAHPGVRFLNLNIAPFDGHKLSGLPLVADARSGLGELTEALVMHSHRAPEPYVTEYTEDKERWEQRVDACFEAEEIDVRPTQPQIIGALDALVDESDIIINAAGSLPGDLHKLWRARSYDQYHLEYGYSCMGYEIPAALGVKLAAPERNVWALVGDGTYLMMPTEIVTAVQEGVAIKILLVQNHGYASIGGLSESVGGERFGTAYRFQAEDGTFTGAPLPVDLAANAASLGMRVLRAKTVRELRAALAEARAADTATCVYVETETSDTVSGAPPAQAWWDVPVAETATRASAVKARELYERHVSTRRRHL; this is encoded by the coding sequence ATGACGATCCGGCTGACCGTCGCCCAGGCGCTCGTCCGTTTCCTCGCCGCCCAGTACACCGAACGCGACGGCGAGCGGCAGCGGCTGATCGGCGCCACCTGGGGCATCTTCGGCCACGGCAATGTCGCGGGGCTCGGCCAGGCGCTGATCGAGTACGCCGATGTGATGCCGTATCACCAGGGCCGCAACGAGCAGTCGATGGTGCATGCGGCGGTGGGGTACGCCCGTCAGGCGAACCGGCTGTCCACGCACGCGGTGACGACGTCGATCGGCCCCGGCGCCACCAACCTCGTCACCGGCGCGGCCCTCGCGACCATCAACCACCTCCCGGTCCTGCTGCTGCCCGGCGACGTCTTCGCGACCCGCCCCGCCGACCCGGTGCTGCAGCAGCTGGAGGTGCCGTACGCGGGTGATGTGTCGGTCAACGACAGCCTGCGCCCGGTGTCGAGGTACTTCGACCGCGTCACCCGGCCCGAGGCCCTGATCCCGTCGGCGCTGCAGGCCATGCGGGTCCTCACCGACCCGGTCGAGACCGGCGCGGTCACGCTCGCCCTGCCGCAGGACGTGCAGGCGGAAGCCTACGACTGGCCGGAGGAGTTCTTCGCCGAGCGCGTGTGGACGGTACGACGGCCGGGCGCGGACCCCGTCGAGCTGGCCGAGGCGGTCCGGGCGATCCGGGGCGCGCGCCGGCCCCTGGTCATCGCGGGCGGCGGCGTCCACCACAGCCGCGCCGAAGCGGCCCTCGCCGAGTTCGCCGAGGCCACCCGCATCCCGGTCGCCTCCACCCAGGCCGGCAAGGGCTCCCTGCGGTACGACCATCCGCAGGACGTCGGCGGTGTCGGCCACACCGGCACCGCGACCGCCGACGAACTGGCCCGCACCGCGGACCTGGTGATCGGTGTCGGCACCCGCTACACCGACTTCACCACCGCCTCCGGCACTCTTTTCGCGCATCCGGGCGTCCGATTCCTGAACCTCAACATCGCGCCCTTCGACGGCCACAAGCTGTCCGGACTCCCGCTGGTCGCCGACGCCCGCAGCGGCCTGGGCGAGCTGACCGAGGCGCTGGTGATGCACAGCCACCGGGCGCCGGAGCCGTACGTCACCGAGTACACCGAGGACAAGGAGCGCTGGGAGCAGCGCGTCGACGCCTGCTTCGAGGCCGAGGAGATCGACGTACGGCCGACCCAGCCGCAGATCATCGGCGCCCTGGACGCCCTGGTGGACGAGTCCGACATCATCATCAACGCGGCCGGCTCGCTCCCGGGTGATCTGCACAAGCTGTGGCGGGCGCGGTCGTACGACCAGTACCACCTGGAGTACGGCTACTCCTGCATGGGCTACGAGATCCCGGCCGCGCTCGGTGTGAAGCTCGCCGCGCCGGAGCGGAACGTGTGGGCGCTGGTCGGCGACGGCACGTATCTGATGATGCCGACGGAGATCGTGACCGCCGTACAGGAGGGCGTCGCGATCAAGATCCTGCTGGTGCAGAACCACGGGTACGCGTCCATCGGCGGGCTCTCGGAGTCGGTCGGCGGCGAGCGGTTCGGCACCGCGTACCGCTTCCAGGCCGAGGACGGGACGTTCACGGGCGCCCCGCTGCCCGTCGATCTCGCCGCCAACGCGGCCAGCCTGGGTATGCGGGTACTGCGCGCGAAGACCGTACGGGAGCTGCGCGCGGCGCTCGCCGAGGCGCGCGCCGCCGACACTGCCACATGTGTCTACGTGGAGACCGAAACGTCCGACACTGTGTCGGGCGCGCCCCCGGCGCAGGCCTGGTGGGATGTTCCTGTGGCCGAGACCGCGACCCGAGCGTCCGCGGTCAAGGCACGTGAGCTGTACGAACGGCACGTCTCGACCCGACGCCGCCATCTGTAA
- the iolB gene encoding 5-deoxy-glucuronate isomerase: MTSTDLHLPKGTTANAQYAVDIDPKLAGWTHSSLRVVELAPGGSHTFTTGDSEWVVLPLQGGCTVQIETASTEKAEFQLLGRGSVFAGVSDFAYVPRDARVQIASGAGGRFALAGAKCERRLPARYGPAPEVPVEERGSGTCARQVRNFASADSFDCDKLIAVEVITPGGNWSSYPPHKHDEHRPGEESELEEIYYFEIDGPSGLGYQRVFPSREGGSDMLAEIRSGDAVLVPDGWHGPSIAQPGHDMYYLNVMAGPGETREWRICFHPDHTETTEGYR; this comes from the coding sequence ATGACCAGCACCGATCTGCATCTGCCCAAGGGCACCACCGCGAACGCCCAGTACGCCGTCGACATCGACCCCAAGTTGGCCGGCTGGACACACAGCAGCCTGCGTGTCGTCGAGTTGGCGCCCGGCGGCAGCCATACGTTCACCACCGGCGACAGCGAGTGGGTCGTGCTTCCGCTGCAAGGCGGATGTACCGTACAAATTGAGACCGCATCAACTGAGAAGGCCGAGTTCCAACTCCTGGGCCGGGGCAGCGTGTTCGCGGGCGTCTCCGACTTCGCGTACGTGCCCCGGGACGCCCGGGTCCAGATCGCCTCCGGCGCGGGAGGCCGCTTCGCCCTGGCAGGAGCGAAGTGCGAGCGACGACTCCCCGCCCGCTACGGCCCCGCGCCGGAGGTCCCCGTCGAGGAGCGCGGCAGCGGAACCTGCGCTCGTCAGGTGCGCAACTTCGCCTCCGCCGACTCCTTCGACTGCGACAAGCTGATCGCCGTCGAGGTGATCACCCCCGGCGGCAACTGGTCGTCGTACCCGCCGCACAAGCACGACGAGCACCGGCCGGGCGAGGAGTCCGAGCTGGAGGAGATCTACTACTTCGAGATCGACGGCCCGAGCGGTCTCGGCTATCAGCGTGTGTTCCCCTCGCGAGAGGGTGGCTCGGACATGCTGGCCGAGATCCGTTCCGGTGACGCCGTCCTCGTCCCCGACGGCTGGCACGGCCCGTCGATCGCCCAGCCCGGGCATGACATGTACTACCTGAACGTGATGGCCGGCCCGGGCGAGACCCGGGAGTGGCGGATCTGCTTCCACCCGGACCACACCGAGACCACAGAGGGGTACCGATGA
- a CDS encoding deoxyribose-phosphate aldolase, whose product MRTHHPEAIAEAAVRRARRPLLNDNGRLMIVAADHPARGALGVGDRKLAMANRADLLERLCLALSRPGVDGVLATADILDDLLLLGALDHKVVMGSMNRGGLQGASFELDDRFTGHRPEDLQRLGFDAGKLLLRIDYDDPGSLTTLESTARAIDDMAARRLPVFVEPFISRRSPEGKVKNDLSAEAVTRSIAIASGLGGSSAYTWLKVPVTENPDDMARVMETSTLPAVLLGGDIGDSPEDQVAAYEKWRGALQLPTVRGLVVGRSLLYPADGDVAAAVDTAVGLL is encoded by the coding sequence ATCCGCACCCATCACCCCGAGGCGATCGCCGAGGCCGCCGTCCGCCGGGCCCGCCGCCCGCTGCTGAACGACAACGGCCGGCTGATGATCGTCGCCGCCGACCACCCGGCCCGCGGCGCGCTCGGCGTCGGTGACCGCAAGCTCGCCATGGCCAACCGCGCCGACCTGCTGGAACGGCTGTGTCTGGCGCTGTCCCGGCCCGGTGTCGACGGGGTCCTCGCCACCGCCGACATCCTGGACGACCTGCTGCTGCTCGGCGCCCTCGACCACAAGGTCGTCATGGGGTCCATGAACCGGGGCGGGCTGCAGGGCGCCAGTTTCGAGCTGGACGACCGTTTCACCGGCCACCGGCCCGAGGACCTCCAGCGGCTCGGGTTCGACGCGGGCAAGCTGCTGCTGCGCATCGACTACGACGATCCGGGCTCACTGACCACCCTGGAGTCCACCGCCCGCGCCATCGACGACATGGCCGCGCGCCGGCTGCCGGTGTTCGTGGAGCCGTTCATCAGCCGCCGCAGCCCTGAGGGGAAGGTCAAGAACGACCTGTCGGCCGAGGCGGTCACCCGGTCCATCGCCATCGCCTCCGGCCTCGGCGGCTCCTCCGCCTACACCTGGCTGAAGGTGCCCGTCACCGAGAACCCCGACGACATGGCCCGGGTCATGGAGACCTCGACCCTGCCGGCCGTGCTGCTCGGCGGCGACATCGGGGACTCGCCCGAGGACCAGGTCGCCGCGTACGAGAAGTGGCGCGGCGCGCTCCAACTGCCCACCGTGCGCGGCCTGGTGGTCGGCCGCTCGCTGCTGTACCCGGCGGACGGCGATGTGGCCGCCGCCGTGGACACCGCCGTAGGACTGCTGTGA
- the iolC gene encoding 5-dehydro-2-deoxygluconokinase produces MAYDLITMGRIGVDLYPLQTGVPLAQVSSFGKFLGGSATNVAVAAARLGRHTAVITRTGDDPFGTYLHEALRGFGVDDRWVTPVPGLPTPVTFCEVFPPDDFPLYFYRQPKAPDLEIDAHDLDLDAIREARIFWVTGTGLSEEPSRTATLAALAHRAKAGATVFDLDWRPMFWSSDTSGSHRGPAAARPFYAEALKHTTVAVGNLDEVEVATGVREPHAAARALLQAGVEIAVVKQGPKGVLAVSRNGDSAEVPPLPVTVLNGLGAGDAFGGSLCNGLLEGWDLETIMRHANAAGAIVASRLECSSAMPTPDEVAAALDAGAVL; encoded by the coding sequence ATGGCCTACGACCTGATCACCATGGGGCGGATCGGAGTGGACCTGTACCCGCTGCAAACAGGTGTCCCGCTCGCCCAGGTGTCGTCCTTCGGCAAGTTCCTCGGCGGGTCGGCGACGAACGTCGCGGTCGCCGCGGCCCGGCTCGGCCGGCACACCGCCGTGATCACCCGGACGGGCGACGACCCGTTCGGCACCTATCTGCACGAGGCACTGCGCGGCTTCGGCGTCGACGACCGCTGGGTCACCCCGGTCCCCGGGCTCCCGACCCCGGTCACCTTCTGCGAGGTCTTCCCGCCGGACGACTTCCCGCTCTACTTCTACCGGCAGCCCAAGGCACCCGACCTGGAGATCGACGCCCACGACCTGGACCTCGACGCCATCCGTGAGGCCCGTATCTTCTGGGTCACCGGCACCGGCCTGAGCGAGGAGCCCAGCCGTACGGCCACCCTCGCGGCCCTCGCCCACCGGGCGAAGGCGGGCGCGACGGTCTTCGACCTCGACTGGCGCCCCATGTTCTGGAGCAGTGACACCAGCGGCTCCCACCGCGGGCCGGCCGCCGCTCGCCCCTTCTACGCCGAGGCGCTGAAGCACACGACCGTCGCCGTCGGCAACCTGGACGAGGTGGAGGTCGCGACCGGTGTGCGGGAGCCCCACGCGGCCGCCCGGGCGCTCCTCCAGGCCGGCGTGGAGATCGCCGTCGTCAAGCAGGGACCCAAGGGCGTCCTCGCGGTCAGCCGCAACGGCGACTCCGCCGAGGTCCCGCCCCTTCCCGTCACCGTCCTCAACGGTCTCGGTGCCGGAGACGCCTTCGGCGGCTCCCTCTGCAACGGCCTCCTCGAGGGCTGGGACCTGGAGACGATCATGCGGCATGCCAACGCGGCCGGCGCCATCGTCGCCTCCCGTCTGGAGTGCTCCTCGGCGATGCCCACCCCGGACGAGGTGGCCGCCGCGCTCGACGCGGGAGCGGTGCTGTGA
- a CDS encoding helix-turn-helix domain-containing protein — protein MALDRPRRRLETPIGAATLLLGFEQPVRISRAGRPPVSLVSVVNGLTTLPALGEHGGRLSGIEVLLEPWAAFTLFVTPQYELANRSLDPDELADSAGAGLGELAAALAALTGWPERFALLDRVLLERLRAGVPVSERVVHAWSLLGRSAGRVPVPRLAEEVGWSVRHLENRFREQIGLPPKAAARVLRLQRARRLLAAGHGQAETAAMCGYYDQAHFSGEFKTMTGCTPREFLAARRLPAASAAADRLAGEPTSLLLASGRGALFSKTHRGATGHADRPAIGVPRRMGASGGPGEPAREAP, from the coding sequence GTGGCCCTCGACAGGCCGCGCCGTCGGCTGGAGACGCCGATCGGTGCTGCCACGCTGCTGCTGGGCTTCGAGCAGCCGGTGCGCATTTCCCGGGCCGGGCGTCCCCCGGTGAGCCTGGTGTCCGTCGTCAACGGGCTGACCACCCTGCCCGCTCTCGGCGAACACGGGGGCCGGCTCTCCGGCATCGAGGTGCTGCTCGAGCCGTGGGCCGCGTTCACGCTGTTCGTCACGCCGCAGTACGAACTGGCCAACCGCTCGCTGGATCCGGACGAGTTGGCCGACTCGGCGGGCGCAGGGCTCGGCGAACTCGCCGCCGCACTCGCCGCGTTGACCGGCTGGCCGGAACGGTTCGCGCTGCTCGACCGGGTGCTGCTGGAGCGGCTGCGCGCGGGCGTGCCCGTGTCCGAGCGGGTGGTGCACGCCTGGTCGCTGCTGGGGCGCAGCGCCGGCCGGGTGCCGGTGCCCCGGCTGGCCGAGGAAGTGGGCTGGAGCGTACGGCACTTGGAGAACCGCTTCCGGGAACAGATCGGCCTCCCGCCGAAGGCGGCGGCCCGGGTACTGCGGCTGCAACGGGCGCGGCGCCTGCTGGCCGCGGGACACGGGCAGGCGGAGACCGCGGCGATGTGCGGGTACTACGACCAGGCTCACTTCAGCGGCGAGTTCAAGACCATGACCGGCTGCACGCCAAGGGAGTTCCTGGCGGCCCGGCGGCTGCCGGCCGCGAGCGCCGCGGCCGACCGGCTGGCGGGCGAGCCGACGAGCCTGCTTCTCGCCTCCGGCCGCGGTGCGCTTTTTTCCAAGACCCACAGAGGCGCCACCGGGCACGCTGATCGCCCGGCCATCGGAGTCCCGAGGCGGATGGGGGCGTCCGGCGGCCCGGGGGAGCCGGCTCGGGAGGCGCCCTGA
- a CDS encoding helix-turn-helix transcriptional regulator produces MTDQRLWSYKEIAAHIRVQPDTVRSYRKHGLLPEPDHVEGGKPYWYADTVRAWVASRPGNRGRHLD; encoded by the coding sequence ATGACCGACCAAAGGCTCTGGTCGTACAAGGAGATCGCGGCGCACATCAGAGTGCAGCCGGACACCGTACGGTCCTATCGCAAACACGGGCTGCTGCCTGAGCCCGACCACGTGGAGGGCGGCAAGCCCTACTGGTACGCCGACACCGTCCGCGCCTGGGTCGCCTCCCGGCCGGGCAACCGCGGCCGCCACCTGGACTGA
- a CDS encoding zinc-dependent alcohol dehydrogenase family protein: MRAVVFEQFGKPAEVRDVPDPEPVEHGVIVRVEATGLCRSDWHGWMGHDPDITLPHVPGHELAGVVEAVGSRVTGWRPGDRVTVPFVCACGTCPACAAGDQQVCERQTQPGFHHWGSFAEYVALDHADVNLVAIPDDMGYATAAALGCRFATAFRAVVQQGRVAAGEWVAVHGCGGVGLSAVMIAAAAGARVIAVDVSPQALDLAWKFGAAECVDATGVADPAAAVRELTDGGAHLSLDALGSPATCAASVNGLRRRGRHVQVGLLPSPDGTTPVPLARAIALELELLGSHGMAAHAYPGMLRLVRSGVLRPELLVTSTITLDAAPAALAAMSTAGGAGGVTVIEPWS; encoded by the coding sequence ATGAGAGCCGTGGTGTTCGAGCAGTTCGGGAAGCCGGCCGAGGTGCGGGACGTTCCCGACCCGGAACCTGTGGAGCACGGCGTGATCGTCCGGGTGGAGGCCACCGGCCTCTGCCGCAGCGACTGGCACGGCTGGATGGGCCACGACCCCGACATCACGCTGCCGCATGTGCCGGGGCACGAACTGGCGGGTGTCGTCGAGGCGGTCGGATCCCGGGTGACCGGTTGGCGGCCCGGCGACCGGGTCACCGTGCCGTTCGTCTGCGCCTGCGGGACCTGCCCGGCCTGTGCGGCGGGCGACCAGCAGGTGTGCGAACGCCAGACCCAGCCGGGCTTTCACCACTGGGGCTCCTTCGCCGAGTACGTGGCGCTCGACCACGCCGACGTCAACCTGGTCGCGATCCCGGACGACATGGGGTACGCCACCGCCGCCGCCCTAGGCTGCCGTTTCGCCACCGCCTTCCGTGCGGTGGTGCAGCAGGGCCGGGTGGCGGCGGGGGAGTGGGTCGCGGTGCACGGCTGCGGCGGGGTCGGGCTGTCGGCGGTGATGATCGCGGCGGCGGCCGGGGCCCGAGTGATCGCCGTCGACGTGTCACCCCAAGCCCTCGACCTGGCATGGAAATTCGGCGCCGCAGAGTGCGTCGACGCGACCGGAGTGGCCGACCCGGCCGCCGCCGTCCGCGAGCTGACCGACGGCGGCGCCCACCTCTCCCTCGACGCGCTCGGCTCGCCCGCCACCTGCGCGGCCTCCGTGAACGGCCTGCGCCGCCGCGGCCGGCACGTCCAGGTGGGCCTGCTGCCCTCACCGGACGGCACCACGCCGGTTCCGCTGGCCCGCGCCATCGCCCTGGAGCTGGAACTCCTAGGCAGCCACGGCATGGCCGCCCATGCCTACCCCGGCATGCTGCGCCTGGTCCGTTCCGGCGTCCTGCGTCCCGAGCTGCTGGTGACGTCCACGATCACGCTGGACGCGGCACCGGCGGCCCTCGCGGCGATGAGTACGGCAGGAGGGGCGGGCGGCGTCACGGTCATCGAGCCGTGGAGCTGA